The sequence agcATCATGATAGTTGATTTGATGGtaaatcatttataaaataattttattattaaaaataaatattatactaatattaaatcataaaaatataaagatattaatttataaagtagtaaaaatgtaagaaaacTAAATTACAAGATATTCTTTATCATAAAACAGTTCTATAAGGGCAAAAGGGTCTAATTACAATATATGTTCCTCTAAGTGTAAAAGGGtctaattacaaaatatatttttaaggaaATTACATTTCataagcttttttttttttaagtaattacAAATTTTACTTCCTTACATTTTTACTCTCTTATCTTACTTTTTTAACGCTTTCTCTTTTTTACAAGGCAAGTTATGTGTATAAGTAAAAGAGCAATGGAAGAGTATGAGAGGAAAGGCAATAGAATCCCACATATATTGTCTAAAGCAACAAATATATAGATCTTTAGTCCAAAACAGCTTTTTTAAAAtcctttaataaaatattcttttatgaaaaaattaaaaaaaatatttttatttatttttttgatttaaaacttatttgctattttttataaacaaaaatagggatactaattaaattattatttagtttgaagagaatttttaattagtattattagaCAGAACATtcataatattagaatttgaaTAATCAATTAATGGAGGAGTTAAGTGAATGAGTGTAGAGTAgagcatattaaaatgattCCATTTCgatataattaatactaaaatgattaaaattagtCATTTGATAGATTAGATCTTagcatttataaattaattttattttgtttatctaTTAGTAATATGGGAGTTCCACATTATGCATCAAATGCAAATTTAATTGTACTATTCAGTTATCActtaagttataattttttctctaaaatataaaattagtttgaaaCATACATATACCATTGTACTAAACTACTGAGATTGGATAGCCATTCAAAGAAGAAAGTCAAGAAATTAATGAACTAAATATCCATTAtgatagaaaattaataaattaataaatcggGTAAATGCAGAGTTTACTAATGGAATTGGAATTAATTCCAACCAATatcaaaataagtaaaattaatcatttaattaaaatttaacgttaataaattagttgaattttttttaatggtaTAAAATCTCTAACACAGTGATTTTAAGAGTCATATCAACTAATTAAATGGTCTAAAACTATGAAGGCACTAAGCcaatcattaaattaaatttatactactcaaatcttaaatattaatttaatataattattgctTTAATTTGATCAAATAAATCCAATAAACCAATTACAcaaattattatcataatttaatattaatcatacttaaaataattttttaataatataaaattatattttctatttttattaatgttacTAAACTCTATATTAAttgcttaatttaattatatatgaaagttatgcaattgaaaataatgttattactaaaatatttcacctttactttaaaaatcaagtcctgtaaatataataagtcgaaaaaatttaagatattacATAATTACTTTGAattactcttttctttttttaatgtttgattGATATTTAGTTGATGTTAAAATGGTATAATTTATGTTTGATTGATGTTTGGTTGATTTTctaatctataaaaattatttttaattctttttcttgtattttgctttatttttttgtgtcTCAATTATTTTTCCTTCATTTCTTTGATCTCTCTTATTTCAGttctcttatttatataatattatccttaacaatttttcttaaaatttattgggCATTACGCTTTGTAAaaagtttagttttttttttgtaattaaataattttattgatactTGGTTGATGTTTTGTTGATTTTAACATGCGTGTGGTTGATATTTAGTTGATGTTCTGTtgattttttagatatataaagatttatttttaatttattttcttgaattatCCTTTACCCGTTGAAGaagatttaaaatattaaattattaatatttggcTTCTTCTGCATTTTCTATTCTATTCCGGCATAATTCAAAaggtaaaaattaaaagagagataaataatattttgagatAAAGCTATTTGGATTCttatgcattattttattgatgcaGAAAAtgcttaaagaaaaaaaaaggaaataggTAAGTCATAGATTGATTTGGATACTTTGAAAGTTGTCTTGCCATGAAATCAGCAAACAGATatagttaataatatttttttataatatataaatatttttttaataatttttcaattttttttttatgtttgatttatttttagatttatgaaGAATTGccttcaattttttcttcaaCTATTATTTACTTGTTAAATTGCACTGATGATTTACTTATTggtttttatgattaaatcaTCATCAATTACCTGTTGAATTAAACTAGTGAATTacctattaaatttttatgatcgaattatcactaaatttagaaaaaaaaagggaaaataaaaatggaaaagacAGCAGCAATAACATCATCTTTAACTACtcataattcatttaattaccTCAACATCCTCACTCTTACAATCGAGAAAAATTCCAATAGgtatctttttaaatatcattttccttatttaaacatatatatagatttattttattttaattttttaaagcaagAAAAGCATCTTCTAGATTagcataatttgattttaaaataaatgcattgattctcttttaatttttttggtcACACGCTCTAGCTTTATATCACAAATAAAACCTCACTGTTTAGGGACAAAAGAAGAAGCGTATTTTTGCAAATAAGTTACTTTggaaaaagtattttttttaagcaaTTTCTTTTCGAggtattttagttattaaaataattaaaacacatttttgtataaaagatcctatattttttttttttacttatctctttataaaactaattcttttttctcaatcagcatttttttatcttttcattaTGCACGTATTTTATTGATGTTagttcaattaaataaatttttaactgtatgcaaaaataaagtaaaagagcttaataaaataaaattaaaattaaaggtcACAGCttaatactataaaatataaaagtttaagAGCCTTaaattggatttaaggacctttATTTAAGGGCTAATAATCTAAGCCTCTTAGAACTTTTacaattttgttaaattttttcttttttaattctatcCTAATTTGACAATTTTGTTGCAATTCTATCCCAAATTGTGCTGCAATTGACTAATTAGCCCGTGTCTTTATCCACGTGGCAGCCATACAGgacttcttttttctataaatttgtCTTTTACCCTTGTTGAAATGGTTTGAAATGCACTAAAAAGTTCAAACATTTTTTACCCTTCGTAATTTTGTCCACAAACTTTTCGATTAATTTTGTCATTAAGGTAAAAAGGTAAGAGTTATAAAAATCCTAACGTGGCTCCCACAGCGCAAAGACAAATATAACTTattcaatttcataaattgagaaagaattctaacaaaatgGTCAACAGTCctaatcaaacaagttaaataaCTCCTTACtgaatatataaatcaaaGTACAAGAGCTTGATATAACATAAATCAAAGTCATTGATGCATTAcaataaaaattcaagagcttaataaaataaaccatAAAAGTTGACACGGCTTGAAACTGATTCTGccaaaaaaaatgtataatgGGATTTGGACAGGCCAAGATCGTCAATGGTCGACCCTGTTTTTCAGGTTACATAATAGTATAACAGCACTCAATTACTAAAACCTCTATGGGCTAAATGCATATAAAAGGTGGATATATACACATGGGAAATGAATGGATATATCAGTTTATGAATGCATAAACTAgaatatgaaatgcaaatatttgatgaatatCTCTGAATCTTTTAAAACTTTCATATAAACATAGAAGTGAAGCAGATATACCTTTGATTTCTCTGAAGCCCAATTGCAGTTCACTTGGAATGCTTCGGCATGAAATTAATGCAAAGCCCTTCAGAGACCTCCAAAATCTGAGTAGAGACTCAAATATTCACTTCACTTTCATTATTTCTAAACCAGTTGCTGGAACTGGAATTGTTTTGAAAATACATTTTCCAGCCAAAACTACTTCTCAAAGTCAGACTGTTTTACTGATCCGAGTGAAcataaaacaattttttttctttataaagaaaaaaggacagaaaagaggaaaagccAAAGAAAGAACCCTGTTAAGGGTCGACAAAATAAGCTACAAACAATTCACAACAATCACTTTTAAGACCATGCCGTTTCTTATGGATTCTGCCCAAGATGAACTTTATCCTTTAAGATAATCCAACTGCCTCTGGCACGGCATGGAGTGGACGTCCAGGATATATGCTTTCTTTTCCCTTCCTGTTTGTTTCATATGGTAAAGACCACCCGAACCAACCCATTACAGCAAGTCTAGAAGAGGCGGTTGTTCAGCCTGCGGTTTGGCATGGCTAGTCCTTGTGCTAGATGAGGCTCcccttcctcttcctcttcctctaccTACTGCAGTTGATGGAGGCGGAGCAAGTTTAGGTGCCAACTGTTCATTCTTGCTGGAACCAAATATAGATCCCAGATCTGTTGATTTCTTATCATTATAAGAACCTAAAATAGACATGTTTTGATTCTGTTTCATGAGACCAATAGAATTCTGTGAACTTACACCACTATTCAAACTACCAGCATTTAGCCCTTGGTTTGATTTCAATGGCTCAAATGAACTTTGGTTATTAAAGGCCCAACTATTATTTCCATTGCTTTGGAAGTTCAAACTGCTGGGTGTGCTTGTGCTCAGATTGGTAACATAATTGTTTGCCAGTAATCCAACAGAACCATTATTTCCAGATGCACTGGAAGTACCACTGGTTCGTGGAGGCCAATTAGCAAAAGGATCTAGATCATCGAAGCTTGAAGAGGATGCTGTTCCTGTCTTCAATTGCTTGTCAAAATCACCTAACTGAGGAGTTACACCTGAAGGTGCCCGAGGGGGCCATTCTATGTCAACTGCAGGGCATGATGCAGCTGTTTGCTGAACAGAAACACCAGAATTCGAGGCAGATTCTGACTGCAAAGAAGCTAACTGAATTGGCTGATTACTTGAAATGGAGGGAGTAGATAATGGCTTGCTTGTAGAAGGCTGGTTCTTAGTAGCATGTCCTTTCGAGATAGGACCCCAATCCTCATCCCATGAAGGGCTACTTTTCGATGCAGGAGCCACAATTGCACCTGTTTTGCTTGAGGATTGAGACTGAAGCCCGTTGGGAAATGATACTGGCTTCACCTCTGGAATTCCAGAATCAGTTACTGTGActcctctcttttcttctatcGTCCTATAACAAGCCCATATCATTGAGAAAAGAtgacaaaacaaaaaagaggCAACACAACAAGTATAGCATGCGGCAAATAGAGATACATATCCTAATAGCATCAAAGAGACCATTAATTTAacccaaagaaaaaaaagcagTAACAAGTGTGCAGATATATGCAGACAGTATAGAAAGTTGGAGGTCTAGGGTGCAAATTGCAACACATTATTTTAATACCTGAGGATATCCTTCACAAAGAGCATATACTTCGCAAACTGCTGAACGCTCAAGTGTTGGGCAGTAAGAAGAGGTACGAGTAGTGGAAGGACATGCTCTACCACAAATTCTACTCCATACTGACATGTAGGAAAATGGCCATGAGATTATTAAGCATACTAGCAAAAGGAGATTAATGCAGTAGTAACACTACACCTGTCACTAGGAACTATTACCTGCTTGAGAATTGAATTTGCAACCCCAAGGGTACACATAAGGGTGGGAGCAGAACGGTCAACAGCTGTACAACGTTGAATCGTTTGCAAGATTTCCAGAATAGCTTGTTTATCGAGTTTATGAACAAGATCCCCGAAGCATAACAGAGCATTGACTCTTACCTGGCAATACAAACATATACTTAGCTTCTGATTAAAAATCTACAGCATACTGAAGAAGCATCGGAAAAGTAGTTTGATCATATCTCTTTAAGTATCATAAGAGCAGATTCTGACTTTGataaaatccaataaaagtcagcaaatgagaaataaaaagagaaacaatCATACCGCAGCAACAGTTGTTTTAAGTGCTAAGCCATGAACCCGAGGCAGAATTGATTGTTTCACTAGCTGACAAATTaaagacaagaaaaagaagagtaaCAAGTTAATGTGAATAACAAAATTTGGCCCCTTAAATAGACAGCAAGAAGAGAAGTTTGTGCATCTCTTGAGTGACCAAATCTGCATCAATGCATGCATAACAGCTAAAAGGATTGTAGTAATAAGTATTGTGCAAATAAAAAGGTGAAATGCTAGTATACCTTTCATAGgcatatgttaaaatataattatttgcaTAAGGAAGCCAGTCCAAAATGTTTCATgcaatttcaaatttaaagtTGCACCTAGCCCATAACCACCCAAAAATAAACACATGCTACATGGCAAGGAACCTACATCCtcagaaaaaaaattgttcaATCGATAATCTTATCAAGCTactcaaataaaatgaagacCAGGAGAAAGAATATTGGTAGACTAATTAGGTGAGGCCCGATTCCACTTTCTATCATGATGTCCTATTGAGTTAGGGATGTCGACTATTAGCATCCAATAGGCAGACAGTTGCAGAATTTGGCCTTTCCTATTCGAGATTATTGATTGAACTAATCAGGTCTGGCATGATTCCACTACCTATCATCAAGCTGTAATGAATTAATGATATAGAAGTATAGCATCCAATGGGTGGATAGCTGTAGCGTTTTGGCTTTGATCtactataatataaatagcaaaggaaaaaaaaccTTTGCATTTGTTCTTGTTTTTGACAATCGTTAGATGCAGATCTaagaattgtatattttttagggttgagaaaaggaaagagagtATTCAATCCCTTCAGATAGCAAAGTATAGTACTGGTCATTCTAGAAGGGAAAAACCTGCATTTTTTGTAATGTTTGTTTGATATTATATCCTCCTACAATCAGCAAGTTACAGGGCAAAAGGATGTTATTATACATTGCTACATGTTTCTACAGAAAGACCTTAAGCATTCCTAAATTATCAGTTCGGAATGTATAACCACTCAGCTCTTCCACCACATAGTTGAACTTAGATTTTGAATTATGACTGTTGAAAACATGTGGATGGGATATTAGGAAATGGATActaatataactaattttcACAGGCTCCCACAACAAGGATAAAAACAAGAACCAGCTAATGTAATTGAACATCCGCATGTCagagaatatataatatagtttcTGTACACACATATGCAGGCGCATAAATCATAGAAATGAAAGTCACCTGAATATCAAGTTGCTTAGCAAGGGATGTAGATTTTTTTATGGCTTCCTCTTGAATGCGTGGATCAGTATCATCATAAGCTCGAATAAGCAAAGGCAGGAGATGGGATACTAAATTCTCCTGGCTAGTCTACAACAAATATATAACAGGCAACATTAGATTGAGTCATGGTGACAAACATGTTGATATATGCTATAAAGGACGGGAGGAGGAAACACAAGGAAAGGAAAAAGTGACACAAAAAGTTGAATAAATTTGGTATCCAGCTAATGATTCAGCCAAGAAACTCAAGTAGtaactaaaagaaaacaaatacatAGGGCAGCCAAGTTcaacattaattttaatagaacTTTTGAAATTAGCTTCCTACATCATGAAGGAGAACTTTATCTAAATTTTCGAAACTGGACAGaatcagaaatttttaataaccCAACACCTTGGGCCCTGTAAGCCTTTTAGTTTAAGCAAAATCTTTAAAACTTGCTCTCAAGACTCATATCTACAATCTTATTGCTGCAAAGAACATTTGCAATGAATCATGGCTTCAGTTTAAGAGATTTAGCACCAACATAAGAATGTGCAAATGTAGTAATTTAgcagaaaattgaaaatgatttGTTGAACTATAATGTAGCCTGTCTCAGTAAGAATGATACATCAAAATAGAACCTtgatgtttttaaattttttaaataagaagcTTTTCCTAGCTTGGAAATAAGGGTTAGTTGATTTAAGTTTACACAGCTTTtcctaattataaaaatcagTGTGATCCGTGAAGATAATTCCAGTACCCTGTGCTCCCTACTGCCCAGACCTAAAATCCGGATGTTTAAGATGGAAAGGCTACTGGACCAGAAAGTGATTGACTTCAATGTTTTACCTCTTACTAAGACTTGTTAAGACATGAAACGCTACTAACACCATGTCACCACCTAAGCCCTAGCCACAGATCATGAACTTCATAAAATTGTATATCTCTTTCCATAGAAGAGGCAGCTTCCATCAAATTGCTAAAAATGATTAAGAAAACAGaatattagagaaaacaaaaggatCATCTCCAAATTATTATCCCACCAAACTGGTTTCCTaagagagagaattttaaCAAAGTCCCACCATTAGCATCCTTTTAGTGAAGTAGATGATCACAGAACTTGGACCTGCATCTTGAGGTTGCAACTGCACAACTTTAACCAATACACAAAGCCATGGCCACTAATAGAATTGAAAGGAAACAAACTCTAAAGCAATGATACTAGAAACactaaacaatatatatatatataatttggtgattaaaataaatttctaagatCAAAAGATTGAGTCTAATGGAATGAATGCTGTTCATTAGCACCACATGATCAATACAGCAATATAGCGATGCATTATGACCTCCTATTTAGCTGatcatctatatatattacatgCATCAGAAAAATATGTTagcaattttaaattttgttatcTTCTGGatcaatattttgaaattttcaaCTTTGAACACTGGAAGCAACTTCAATCTACCCTTTATAAGCGTAGTACATTGATTACCTTGTTAATAATGAGTTCAGCATGCTTCGCAAGCAGCAGTAGTGTCTCGCCTGCAGCAGTACTCAGGACGGGAATGAGAGCTGGAAGTGTTGATAGTTCAAAATCGTGTTTATCCTACAACAGAATTCAAAACATCAAACTGCTTTGCCTGCCACTTCAATACCCAGAAAGCCACTTCAAGTCGCACCATTGAATCTAAACTATATAAAAGACCTTCCCCATGCCCCAACTcacaagagagagagagagagagaaagagagagagagagagagagtatttaaaataaaggaGAGGTCTAAAAACATTTAGGTCAATATTTACCATTTATCAAACTTAACAACTTCATACATAAGCAAGAGAAGTTAAAAATTTGCCATGTGGAAGTAATTTATACGCCagttcaatttcttttttttttttttctgtttaagGAAAGCaggataattataattattttcctggttctttattatttatactaGTTGTATACCAGAGCAATGCTTGGTCAGTTGGTCTTAAGATAATAAAGCTACATATCGTAATTCATGAATCTTAAAATTCCTGTCCAAGGACATGGTTTTAACATgtactttctctttttcagttttaagataaaaaagcTCAATCCTATGCTATCCCCTTAGTGGTTGCATCACATAAAATACCACATTATCGACATGTGAGGAATATCATGAAAATACTTCAAAGCAATTATGTGGTAGTGACGTGTTTAGGTTAAGAAGTTGGTGCAGTAAGTAATAAAAGatagggaaaaagaaaaagaaagaaaagaaaggtatGAATGAGACTCTGCTTAATGCCATTATCCCATTCAAAAATTACATTGCTTATTGAACACCATGGACTAGCCAACCACCCAGCAAAACAAAATCCTATAGGAAATATTACAACATACTCCGTAAATATGTCAACCATTGACCTGAATTAACGATGAAGATAAAACCACTACCTGAGACTCTGCTATGGTGAGAACCATGGGAAGAATCATCGGTTGCATTACCATGTTTCTAAGTTCTGCACATAATGGTGGAAGTACCTGCCAAAAAAAGGGAGAGTAATGATCGTTTTCCCATTATGCTAGATGAAACAGCAGCTTGAAGGAGCATGAGCAAGGACCATCATGTACAAACCAAAAATGGACAATTTTCTAGTCTGATTTTAGGATTGTACAGCCAGAAATTATTGGAAGcataattagttaatataaacAAGTTGACACAGAAATGCCAGTCATTGTTACAGTCAATAACAATGACCGAGATAGCTATCCTATATGAAACTCTAACTTCATTAACTACAAAAATAGGACAGGATATATTAATGTCTATTACTAAGAGTTTATCGCAAAGTACAGCTACACAAAGGAATAATAgaacaaaaatttgaataagaCACTGCATCAATGAGCAAGGAAAAACACAAACCTTATACCGCAATACACGTGAGTCAAAATCTTTCCACATATCTGATAATGCTTTCAGGAATTCAGATTTCTGCATATTATCTCTTTCCtgcaagaaaacaaaaccaatTATAAAGTATCATTTTCAccatagattttatttattttcttcttttattttttcccgAATCAAGCGGAGTATCCAGGTGAATTGATCCCAGAAGCATGAGCCAgtcaaagattaaaaaaagcGTACAAGCATGTGATCCAGAAAGCGAAGAGCACGCAACCTAGTGTCATTCCGGAAAAATGAAGAACCTGCAACGAAAGAAAGTAGATCTTAAAAACAACTTAAATAGTCAAATTGACAAGGGATAATCCAAGTGAAGATTcctgatatatttatcaagtCATAACCAACTGCAATTGTTATACGCTATTCAAGCATCTGTTAGGTAAATGAAATTACAGCCCTTCCAAATATCTGATGCAAAAAGTAAATAGCATTTcttatataagaattaaatcATGAGAGAGCACCATTATTCATTATGGTAATGGAAGAAATGATAGCCCTAACCTTTCATCAATTCTAATGGCAAGAGATAtcaagaataaatgaataattaaaatagtattaAGCGAAAAAGAATACAGATCATGATCAACCAAAGGTAGTTCAAATCATACAGAAAAACACTCGATCTGTTTTCAAAGATTACTATGCAGATAAATGG is a genomic window of Ricinus communis isolate WT05 ecotype wild-type chromosome 2, ASM1957865v1, whole genome shotgun sequence containing:
- the LOC8277190 gene encoding SCY1-like protein 2 A, which produces MSLNMKTLTQALAKTAAVIEKTVQTTVQEVTGPKALQDYDLLDQIGSAGPGLAWKLYSAKAARESTRAHQYPTVCVWVLDKKALTEARVKVGLSKSAEDSFLDVIRADAGQLVRLRHPGVVHVVQALDENKNAMAMVTEPLFASVANALGNLENVMKVPKELKGMEMGLLEVKHGLLQIAESLDFLHNNARLIHRAISPENVLITSSGAWKLGGFGFAIPTDQAGDLPSSQAFHYAEYDVEDSILPLQPSLNYTAPELVRSKSPSAGCSSDIFSFGCLAYHLIAHKPLFDCHNNVKMYMNTLNYLSNEAFSSVPPELVPELQRMISANESFRPTALDFTGSSFFRNDTRLRALRFLDHMLERDNMQKSEFLKALSDMWKDFDSRVLRYKVLPPLCAELRNMVMQPMILPMVLTIAESQDKHDFELSTLPALIPVLSTAAGETLLLLAKHAELIINKTSQENLVSHLLPLLIRAYDDTDPRIQEEAIKKSTSLAKQLDIQLVKQSILPRVHGLALKTTVAAVRVNALLCFGDLVHKLDKQAILEILQTIQRCTAVDRSAPTLMCTLGVANSILKQYGVEFVVEHVLPLLVPLLTAQHLSVQQFAKYMLFVKDILRTIEEKRGVTVTDSGIPEVKPVSFPNGLQSQSSSKTGAIVAPASKSSPSWDEDWGPISKGHATKNQPSTSKPLSTPSISSNQPIQLASLQSESASNSGVSVQQTAASCPAVDIEWPPRAPSGVTPQLGDFDKQLKTGTASSSSFDDLDPFANWPPRTSGTSSASGNNGSVGLLANNYVTNLSTSTPSSLNFQSNGNNSWAFNNQSSFEPLKSNQGLNAGSLNSGVSSQNSIGLMKQNQNMSILGSYNDKKSTDLGSIFGSSKNEQLAPKLAPPPSTAVGRGRGRGRGASSSTRTSHAKPQAEQPPLLDLL